The DNA sequence CATCCTCGCGCTGCTGGGTGACGTCCGCAGCGTCGCGGCCCGCCCGGCGTTCCACCTCGAGCCCGCCGACCACAGTGGACTGACGGCCTACCGCGCGCTGCGCCACGACGCTTTCGTGGCGCGGCAAGGGCTTTTCTCCGGGCACGACCTCGACGACCACGACACCGACCCGCGCACGATCGTGCTGGTCGCGCGGAACGCCGCCGGAGACGTGCTCGGCGGGGTCCGGCTCGGCCCGGCCACGGACGGCCCGGACCTCGGCTGGTGGCGGGGCGGGCGCTTGGTCGTCGCGCCCGGTTCGCCGGCCGGGATCGGCTCGGCACTGGTCCGCGCCGCTTGCGCGCGGGCTGAAGCCGAAGGGGCCCTGCGGTTCGAAGCGACCGTGCAGACCCGCACCGAAAAGCTGTTTGCCCGGCTCGGCTGGCAACGGGTGCGGCCGGTCACCGTCGCCGGGCACGACCACGTGCTGATGCGGTGGCCGATCGGCCGGATCGCCGCGCTGGCCCGGTCGGCGAAGGCCGCGCTCGGCCCGCTGCTGCGCGGGCTGACCGGCGTGCCCGGCTTCGTCGGCGACGACGGCGTCCCGCTGCCCGGCACTGACGTCGTCGCCGCCTGCGACGCGATCATCCCGGCCATGGTCGAACGCGACCCGGAATGGGCGGGCTGGTGCTCGGTGCTGGTCAACCTCAACGACCTGGCCGCGATGGGGGCCACGCCGACCGGGTTGCTCGACGCGCTGGGCGCCCGGGACGCGTCGTTCGCCGCCCGCGTCCTGAGTGGACTGCGGAAGGCGAGCGAGGCGTACGGCGTGCCGGTGCTCGGCGGCCACACGCAGTTCGGGGTGCCGGCTTCGCTGTCGGTCACGGCGCTGGGCCGGACCACCGACCCGGTGCCCGGCGGGGGCGGAACACCGGGACAGCGCGTCTGGCTCACCGCCGACCTCGGCGGCGGCTGGCGGCCCGGCTACACCGGCCGCCAATGGGACTCGACGAGCTTCCGGCGCACGCCCGAGCTGCGTGAACTGCTCGGCTCGGTGGCGAAGGCGAGACCGGCCGCGGCCAAGGACGTCTCGATGGCGGGGATCGCGGGCACCCTCGGCATGCTCGCCGAGGCGTCCGGCTGCGGTGCGGTCCTGGACGTCGAACGCGTCCCACGGCCTCGCGAAGCGTCCACAGGGGACTGGCTGACCTGCTTCCCCGGCTTCGCGATGCTCACCACCGGCGCGTCGGCACCGGCCGGCCCGGCGGTCACCGCGGAGTGCGGCGAGCTGGTCGCGGGCACGGGCGTCACGCTGCGCTGGCCCGACGGCGAAACGACGCCCGCCATCGACGGCGGCGTCACCGGATTGGGGAACTCATGACCACGCTCAGGATGGCCGCGGTGGCGGCGCCGTTCGACCGCGACCTCGAAGGGGACTTCGCCCGCATCGAGAAGCTGATCGGGCAGGCGAAGGCGGAGGGGGTGCGGCTGCTGGCGCTGCCGGAAGCGGCCCTCGGCGGGTACCTCGCCAACCTCGACGGCGGCGCCGAAGGACCGCCCGCGCTGGCCGTCGACGGTCCGGAGGTGCGGCGGCTGGCCGCGCTTGCGGGCGATCTCGTCGTCACGGCCGGGTACTGCGAGATCGCCGGCGGCCGCCGCTACAACTCCGCGGTGTGCGTCTCCGGCGACGGCGTCCTCGGCCACCACCGCAAGGTCCACCAGCCCCTCGCCGAAAACGCCAGCTACGGCGCCGGCCGCGGGTTCGCCGCGTTCGACACGCCGGTCGGGCGGCTGGGCATGCTGATCTGCTACGACAAGGCGTTCCCCGAGTCCGCGCGGGCCCTGGCGCTGGACGGCGCCGAGATCGTCGTTTGCATGAGCGCCTGGCCCGGCAGCCGCACCCACGCGGCCCCCGATCTCGAGCAGGACCGCTGGAAGCGCCGCTTCGATCTGTTCGACCGGGCCCGCGCCCTGGAGAACCAGATCGTCTGGCTCTCGGCCAACCAGTCCGGCACTTTCGGCGACCTGCGGTTCGTCGCGAGCGCCAAGGTCGTCGAACCCGGCGGCGAAGTGCTCGCCGACACGGGCGTCGCCGAGGGCATGGCGATCGCCGAACTCGACGTCCAGCGGGCGCTGGCCACGGCCCGGCGGTCGATGGGGCACCTGGCGGACAGACGGCCCGACGCCTACCCGGTTAGTGTCCCGTGAATGGGGCAGATCCGCATCGCCGCCGTTGCCGCGCACTTCGGCCGCGACCTCGACTTCGACCTGCAGCGCATCGCGACGCTGATCGACCACGCGCGCTCGTCCGGCGTCGCGCTGCTGGTGCTGCCGGACTCGGCCCTCGGCGGCTACCTCGCCGACCTGCGCCATCCGGACCCGGACGCGCTGCCGCCCGCGCTCGACCCGGACTGCCCGCAGCTGAAGACCATCGCCTCGCTCGCCGCGGAAATGGTCGTCTGCGTGGGCTACTGCGAGGCCGACGGGCCGCGGCGCTACAACTCCGCGGTGTGCGTCACCGGTGACGGCGTGCTCGGCCGGCACCGCAAGGTCCACCAGCCGCCGGGGGAGCAGGTCGCCTACGCACCCGGTGCGGAGTTCGCCGCGTTCGACACCCCGGTCGGGCGGCTGGGCATGCTGATCGACTACGACAAGACGTTCCCCGAGTCGGCCCGCTCGCTCGCGGTCGACGGCGCCGACGTCGTCGCCTGCCTGAGCGCGTGGCCGACCAGCATCACCAACCGCGCGCCGCGGATGGCGCAGGACCGGCAGTCGCGGCTGTTCGACCTCTACGACCAGGCGCGGGCGGCGGAGAACCAGGTGGTGCTCGTCTCGTCCAACCAGACCGGCGCGATGGGCGGGATGCGGTTCCTCGGCCAGGCCAAGGTGGTCGGGCCGGGTGGGGAGATCCTGGCGCGGACCTGGTCGAAGGCCGGTATCGCGGTGGCCGAGCTGGACGTCGCGCAGGAGCTGGCGAACGCCCGCCGCGTGCTGCACCACCTGGGGGAACGGAAACCGTCGGTGTACCGGGAGGCTTGATGCGCATCGCCCTGCTGAGCTACTCCACGAAACCCCGCGGCGGCGTGGTGCACACGCTCGCCTTGGCCGAGGCCCTCGCCGAGCTGGGCGAGGACGTCACGGTGTGGACGCTCGGCCGCGGCGGCGACGCGGGGTTCTTCCGGCCGGTCGACCCGCGGGTGCGGCTTTCGATCGTCCCTTTTCCGGATGTCCCCGGCGAGAGCGTCGGGGAACGGATCCTGCGGTCGATCGCGGTGCTGCGTTCCGCGTTCACGCCGGGGGACTACGACGTCGTGCACGCGCAGGACTGCATCAGCGCCAACGCCGTCGACCGCTGCGTCCGGACGATCCACCACCTCGACACCTTCACCACCCCGGAACTGGCGGCCTGCCACGAACGCGCCATCGTCCGGCCGTACGCGCACATCTGCGTGTCGGCCGCGGTCGCGGCGGAAGTCCGCGCCGGCTGGGGCATCGAGGCGGCGGTCATCCCCAACGGCGTCGACTACGACCGGTTCGCGACGGCCCGCCCGGACCGGGGTCGAGGTAAGTACATCCTGGCCGTGGGCGGGATCGAGCCGCGCAAGGGGTCGCTGGACCTGCTCGAGGCGTACGCCCTCCTGGCGGACCCGGCTGTCCGCCTGGTGATCGCCGGCGGGGAGACGCTCTTCGACTACCGCGACTACCGCACGCGCTGGGACAAGCGCGCCGCCGAGCTGGGCGTCGAACCGGAGGTGCTGGGCCCGGTCGCGCACGACGAACTGCCGTCGCTGATGGCGTCGGCCGCGGTGTTCGCGTTCCCGTCGACCAAGGAGGGCTTCGGGCTGGCGGCGATGGAAGCGCTCGCCGCCGGGGTGCCGGTGGTGACGCGCGACCTGCCCGTGCTGCGGGAGGTCTTCGGTGAGGTGGCGCGGTTCGCCACCGACCCGCCCGGTTTCGCCCGCGAGCTGCGCGCCGCGATGGCGGGCACCGACCCGGCGCGGGGCCGGACACTGGCCCGCCGCTACACCTGGACCGCGGCGGCCGAAGCGCACCGGCGCTTCTACCGCGTCGTGGGCGGGAAAGCCGGTTAGCAGCCCAGACTCGGATCGGGCCGGTTCCCCCGTGCGGCAGCCGCAGCCGTTTGCCGCGACAGCTCCTGCTCTACGGGCCCCCGATTATCAGCACGTAGCTCAGTGCTGACGTCGCGACGACCGTCGCGCCGAGCCCGCTGACGGTGCTCACGCGTGACCGACGGCGGGCGCCTGCCGGCAAGACCTCCCTGCCGGTTTCCCCCGGCACTGCGCTCGCGTTTTCGTCCCATCGGTCTCGTCGCACTACAAACCCTTCGGCCTTGTCTC is a window from the Amycolatopsis sp. cg9 genome containing:
- a CDS encoding MSMEG_0567/sll0787 family protein; protein product: MDHDILALLGDVRSVAARPAFHLEPADHSGLTAYRALRHDAFVARQGLFSGHDLDDHDTDPRTIVLVARNAAGDVLGGVRLGPATDGPDLGWWRGGRLVVAPGSPAGIGSALVRAACARAEAEGALRFEATVQTRTEKLFARLGWQRVRPVTVAGHDHVLMRWPIGRIAALARSAKAALGPLLRGLTGVPGFVGDDGVPLPGTDVVAACDAIIPAMVERDPEWAGWCSVLVNLNDLAAMGATPTGLLDALGARDASFAARVLSGLRKASEAYGVPVLGGHTQFGVPASLSVTALGRTTDPVPGGGGTPGQRVWLTADLGGGWRPGYTGRQWDSTSFRRTPELRELLGSVAKARPAAAKDVSMAGIAGTLGMLAEASGCGAVLDVERVPRPREASTGDWLTCFPGFAMLTTGASAPAGPAVTAECGELVAGTGVTLRWPDGETTPAIDGGVTGLGNS
- a CDS encoding carbon-nitrogen hydrolase family protein → MTTLRMAAVAAPFDRDLEGDFARIEKLIGQAKAEGVRLLALPEAALGGYLANLDGGAEGPPALAVDGPEVRRLAALAGDLVVTAGYCEIAGGRRYNSAVCVSGDGVLGHHRKVHQPLAENASYGAGRGFAAFDTPVGRLGMLICYDKAFPESARALALDGAEIVVCMSAWPGSRTHAAPDLEQDRWKRRFDLFDRARALENQIVWLSANQSGTFGDLRFVASAKVVEPGGEVLADTGVAEGMAIAELDVQRALATARRSMGHLADRRPDAYPVSVP
- a CDS encoding carbon-nitrogen hydrolase family protein is translated as MGQIRIAAVAAHFGRDLDFDLQRIATLIDHARSSGVALLVLPDSALGGYLADLRHPDPDALPPALDPDCPQLKTIASLAAEMVVCVGYCEADGPRRYNSAVCVTGDGVLGRHRKVHQPPGEQVAYAPGAEFAAFDTPVGRLGMLIDYDKTFPESARSLAVDGADVVACLSAWPTSITNRAPRMAQDRQSRLFDLYDQARAAENQVVLVSSNQTGAMGGMRFLGQAKVVGPGGEILARTWSKAGIAVAELDVAQELANARRVLHHLGERKPSVYREA
- a CDS encoding MSMEG_0565 family glycosyltransferase, whose protein sequence is MRIALLSYSTKPRGGVVHTLALAEALAELGEDVTVWTLGRGGDAGFFRPVDPRVRLSIVPFPDVPGESVGERILRSIAVLRSAFTPGDYDVVHAQDCISANAVDRCVRTIHHLDTFTTPELAACHERAIVRPYAHICVSAAVAAEVRAGWGIEAAVIPNGVDYDRFATARPDRGRGKYILAVGGIEPRKGSLDLLEAYALLADPAVRLVIAGGETLFDYRDYRTRWDKRAAELGVEPEVLGPVAHDELPSLMASAAVFAFPSTKEGFGLAAMEALAAGVPVVTRDLPVLREVFGEVARFATDPPGFARELRAAMAGTDPARGRTLARRYTWTAAAEAHRRFYRVVGGKAG